A genomic region of Pseudoalteromonas piscicida contains the following coding sequences:
- a CDS encoding PilZ domain-containing protein, which produces MQELLADFEDLDELYRCYMPFLKSGGIFIKSNAHFDMGQELKLRVTLPDALEADEVEVVVAWLTPQGAQNSNPPGVGVAFVDAPALNDKINKLLGATLHSDKPTYTM; this is translated from the coding sequence ATGCAAGAGTTACTTGCGGATTTTGAAGATTTAGATGAGCTATATCGTTGTTATATGCCATTTCTGAAATCCGGTGGCATATTTATAAAGTCCAATGCCCATTTTGATATGGGGCAAGAATTAAAGCTCAGAGTCACCTTGCCTGACGCCCTAGAAGCGGACGAAGTTGAAGTTGTAGTTGCTTGGTTAACACCGCAGGGCGCGCAAAATTCTAATCCACCAGGGGTTGGCGTTGCGTTTGTTGACGCGCCAGCTCTGAACGATAAAATAAATAAGCTTCTGGGTGCGACTTTGCATTCAGATAAACCAACTTACACCATGTAG
- a CDS encoding alkaline phosphatase D family protein, which produces MVAQLNQLPQVLMGPLVRRAEQNKICIQIVTCEAVDISASLLAHQSRCEVETFQLGAACFLHFLMICSEKALPTAQLLEYQVLINGAAYKSDYLRYGEELSFAIPAKLNQILHGSCRNPHHHAKDSLHTADQWQELQRELGELGADLCIFSGDQIYADDVAGAMLLAIHQLIARLGLFKETKLPMHLPADQQAQLYHRHLYLPKTPWQERSKFSPGYWFRKDEPHFSSVKAFNHLIFFEEFVACYLLNFSHLAWQLVNFDALHYDGGNDKVRRIFESELDALKGFVETLPSAERLCANVPVLMMFDDHDVTDDWNLTAKWEQAIANHKVSRRIISNGIISYWLFQGIGNDAFEYSGALTSGFNSSLIDNEWHFSAFDKLVRRFTHWHYCLDTFPKVVVLDTRTHRWRNEQDFNEPSGLLDWEMLMELQDTLIDHSAVLMVSPAPVFGVKAIETIQAVFNTCGEPLMVDVENWMAHEGAAKKLIEIFKRPDTPKETIILSGDVHYSFCFSVQARFGRHDNRIWQLTASGIKNEFPKPLINILDKMDTILYAKYSPLNLFTKRWQLSVSKHPSSLKKHGYLVSDSAISLVTLENGLLEKYELLHGTGIHSHFEL; this is translated from the coding sequence ATGGTAGCACAACTTAATCAGCTACCTCAGGTGTTGATGGGCCCGCTGGTTCGCCGAGCTGAGCAGAATAAAATTTGTATTCAGATTGTTACTTGTGAAGCCGTGGACATCTCGGCTTCGCTATTGGCCCATCAAAGTCGATGTGAGGTTGAGACATTTCAGCTCGGTGCAGCCTGCTTTTTGCATTTTTTGATGATATGCAGCGAGAAGGCTCTGCCAACAGCGCAGCTGCTTGAGTATCAAGTGCTCATTAACGGCGCGGCGTATAAGTCAGATTACCTGCGTTACGGAGAAGAGCTTAGCTTTGCGATACCTGCTAAACTGAATCAAATATTACATGGCTCATGCCGTAATCCTCATCACCACGCAAAAGACAGTCTACATACTGCAGATCAGTGGCAAGAGCTGCAACGCGAGCTTGGTGAGTTAGGCGCTGACTTGTGTATTTTTTCTGGCGATCAGATCTATGCAGATGATGTTGCCGGCGCCATGTTGTTGGCTATTCATCAACTTATAGCAAGGCTAGGTTTGTTTAAAGAAACCAAATTGCCAATGCACCTACCTGCTGATCAACAAGCCCAGCTTTACCATCGTCACTTATATCTACCGAAGACGCCATGGCAGGAGCGCTCAAAGTTTTCACCGGGCTACTGGTTTCGAAAGGATGAACCGCACTTTTCTAGTGTTAAGGCCTTTAATCACCTAATTTTCTTCGAAGAGTTTGTCGCCTGTTACCTGTTAAACTTCTCTCATCTTGCTTGGCAGTTGGTTAACTTTGATGCGCTTCATTATGATGGTGGCAACGACAAAGTTAGGCGAATATTTGAGTCCGAACTTGACGCCCTCAAAGGCTTTGTTGAAACGTTGCCTAGCGCTGAGCGGTTGTGTGCGAACGTGCCCGTATTAATGATGTTTGACGACCATGATGTGACCGATGATTGGAACTTGACGGCTAAATGGGAACAGGCAATTGCAAACCATAAAGTGAGTCGCCGTATAATCAGTAATGGCATCATTAGCTATTGGCTGTTTCAAGGCATTGGCAATGACGCGTTTGAGTATAGCGGGGCGCTGACATCAGGTTTTAATTCAAGCCTGATTGACAACGAATGGCACTTTTCGGCGTTTGACAAACTAGTTCGTCGATTCACACACTGGCACTATTGTTTAGATACGTTTCCAAAAGTGGTGGTGCTAGATACTCGCACACATCGCTGGCGTAATGAACAGGATTTCAATGAACCAAGTGGTTTACTCGACTGGGAAATGTTGATGGAGCTGCAAGACACACTTATCGACCACAGTGCAGTATTGATGGTAAGCCCAGCGCCAGTATTTGGGGTAAAGGCAATCGAAACCATACAAGCTGTATTTAACACCTGTGGTGAGCCACTGATGGTGGATGTGGAAAATTGGATGGCACATGAAGGGGCTGCGAAAAAGCTCATTGAAATTTTTAAGCGTCCAGATACACCAAAAGAAACAATTATACTCTCCGGCGATGTACATTATTCATTTTGCTTTTCGGTTCAGGCACGTTTTGGTCGTCATGATAACCGCATTTGGCAGTTAACTGCATCAGGAATAAAAAATGAATTTCCAAAGCCGCTTATCAATATTTTAGATAAGATGGACACGATTTTGTATGCCAAATATAGTCCTCTGAATCTCTTTACGAAACGTTGGCAGCTATCTGTAAGTAAGCATCCTTCTTCACTAAAAAAACATGGCTATTTGGTGTCAGACTCTGCGATTAGCTTAGTAACGCTTGAAAACGGCTTGCTAGAAAAGTATGAGCTACTACACGGCACGGGGATCCACAGTCATTTTGAGTTATAA
- a CDS encoding YgjV family protein yields the protein MFLLSQVLVTVAVLLDLASFQFMKRQQVLLALSLSTALTAIHFYLLDAMAGALLMAVASLRYLVFIKSQSKRLLIGFLLLNTVPPLVHLNASYELYAAFGSVLLTFGAFIREQVAFRCVVMLGTVCWLIHNCYVGSPMAIVLESTFLVSNLIGLGRIYMKRKTSKLKAE from the coding sequence ATGTTCTTATTATCTCAAGTTTTGGTTACCGTTGCTGTTTTACTCGATCTCGCCTCATTTCAATTTATGAAACGCCAGCAGGTGTTATTGGCACTAAGCTTGTCGACTGCACTTACTGCAATTCACTTCTATCTACTTGATGCTATGGCTGGTGCTTTGCTTATGGCGGTTGCGAGCCTCAGATATCTGGTGTTTATCAAGTCGCAGTCAAAGCGCTTGCTTATCGGGTTTCTACTACTCAATACAGTGCCACCTTTAGTACATTTAAATGCAAGTTACGAACTTTATGCTGCTTTTGGTAGTGTCTTATTGACATTTGGCGCATTTATTCGCGAGCAGGTGGCATTTCGGTGTGTGGTGATGTTAGGTACAGTGTGCTGGCTGATACATAATTGCTATGTCGGCTCACCCATGGCGATTGTGCTAGAAAGTACTTTTTTGGTGAGTAATTTGATTGGGCTAGGGCGAATTTATATGAAACGTAAAACGAGTAAGTTGAAGGCTGAGTAA
- a CDS encoding sensor histidine kinase, producing the protein MVPLLLLPSFPCAASFPEFSDTAQVMRRYDYNSGLSQVTITAITQDQLGYIWVGTQSGLNRFDGHDFVQFEVKQNSKHHLSGGFITSLCHSGKYIWVGTSTGLSIYDTEAGTFRSILAAQNEAVSSDRVKKVACYGESVTVSTEEGDAYRVNYQTLTPEKLYLTGKFVREVQETRNAFVYLNADGLVSQPKDKVGANVLLEGEFKTLSLSHGRIFVVDADDKIISFDTQFNKVQWQKSVSAKVNLSIHQIKVRANEILVASNTGVFILDLQGNIKRHWYRRAEQYDGLQDNNVLSVQRDRNGDLWIGTESQGLHFFSQLSESFGHVGEQNFPHAPLGHPDVRNFALDSSERFWIGTSSGLYIYQKSSFIEAHRIFPSLSAIKGSFITQVKIYDDTLWVTTRGDGVVRYALTQGEYIHLMPDSDNGPELSFNDVIEYQSQILVSSRTLGLMRYDEESKTLVQFFENRSDAPSHVSSFKVVGQDLWFGSIGEGLFRFNKGQLHNLTTQDGLKSNLVFMIDEDPWQRIWVASEAGISLVDKQMKVVRTIGEQEGLGNQAVWGLVYDDYEYMWLGTSGGLSRVNVMDFAIDNFLPIDGVQAHEFNYNAAWKAPDGRIFMGGAKGFNQFFPQNVSISNTARPILVSTIELLGEPLKPSLDGILTVAPELAGSLRLRYDQNIISLQYSSLDFGSEKLNFYYRIKGLSDKWLKLANGARQINLLQLEPGTYRVETYTVNRFNMQSPVHEFSIYIAAPIWWNAYSKTLYTLVIVLIIAAFVRARQRRYQQVVRDNQKMSALQERLELSLWASGDELWDWHVESGKIYRYSVNPRIDFSELQDKLILNELDQFVHPKDCVLLEERLQSCVDGREDVYELSIRVKDQQGEWIWVLDRGKVVARDDNGRATRIAGALKDIADLKAHQQALQSLNEQLEIKVAMRTDELYKKNQKLEQAMFELKQTQEDLIESEKMASLGVVVAGVAHEINTPLGIAITALSHNEDCLSELVEKLENKTLKQKDLVTSIDAQQEGYLLISRNLQRAESLISNFKQVAVDQSSETERDINLLEYINDVFDSLKPLAKNKEVYLSIDGNAGVNLSTYPGAVYQIMANLFNNSVIHGFEGSASGTVSVLVEATDSHWTIVYRDNGVGMDEAMQKTLFEPFVTTKRNQGGCGLGMHIVYNLVTQLLKGEIRCKTAKLQGVEITIKVPFKKIMAEN; encoded by the coding sequence GTGGTGCCGCTATTGTTATTACCGAGCTTTCCTTGTGCTGCCAGTTTTCCCGAATTTAGCGATACGGCGCAGGTTATGCGACGCTATGACTATAATTCTGGCCTCAGTCAGGTCACGATAACTGCCATTACGCAAGATCAACTCGGGTACATTTGGGTTGGCACACAGTCAGGCCTAAATCGTTTTGATGGTCATGATTTTGTTCAATTTGAAGTAAAGCAGAACTCCAAACATCATCTCTCTGGCGGCTTTATTACCTCACTATGCCACAGTGGTAAATATATCTGGGTTGGAACAAGTACAGGGCTTAGCATTTACGATACTGAAGCGGGGACCTTTCGCTCTATCTTAGCGGCGCAGAATGAGGCGGTTAGCTCAGATAGAGTGAAAAAAGTGGCCTGTTATGGTGAATCAGTCACTGTATCAACAGAAGAAGGCGACGCTTACCGGGTTAACTACCAAACTTTAACGCCTGAAAAGCTCTATTTAACCGGTAAATTTGTTCGTGAAGTCCAAGAAACAAGGAATGCATTTGTTTACCTCAACGCAGATGGCCTAGTTAGTCAGCCTAAAGACAAAGTCGGAGCCAATGTTCTGTTGGAAGGTGAGTTTAAAACACTGTCGCTTTCCCACGGACGCATATTCGTGGTTGACGCGGATGATAAAATCATTAGTTTCGACACTCAGTTCAATAAAGTGCAATGGCAAAAGTCGGTCAGCGCGAAAGTAAACCTCAGCATTCATCAAATTAAAGTCAGAGCGAATGAAATACTCGTCGCGTCCAACACGGGTGTGTTTATTTTAGACCTGCAAGGTAATATCAAACGTCATTGGTATCGTCGCGCAGAGCAATATGACGGACTACAAGACAACAATGTTCTGAGTGTTCAACGAGATAGAAATGGTGATTTATGGATTGGTACGGAATCACAGGGGCTACACTTTTTTAGTCAACTGAGCGAATCGTTTGGTCACGTTGGTGAACAAAACTTTCCGCACGCGCCTTTGGGGCATCCAGATGTTAGGAATTTCGCATTAGACAGTAGTGAGCGTTTTTGGATAGGTACGTCATCCGGTTTATATATTTATCAAAAATCGAGCTTTATCGAAGCGCATCGAATTTTCCCGAGTTTATCTGCAATCAAAGGAAGCTTTATCACCCAAGTAAAGATTTATGATGACACCTTGTGGGTAACAACAAGGGGAGATGGCGTTGTTAGATACGCTTTAACACAAGGAGAATACATCCATTTGATGCCAGACTCTGATAATGGCCCAGAACTCAGTTTTAATGATGTCATTGAGTATCAATCTCAGATCTTAGTGAGTTCAAGGACGCTAGGTCTTATGAGGTACGACGAAGAGTCGAAAACCTTAGTGCAGTTTTTTGAAAATCGTTCAGATGCGCCTTCACACGTGTCGTCGTTTAAAGTGGTCGGACAGGACCTATGGTTTGGTTCTATTGGTGAGGGGTTGTTTAGGTTTAACAAAGGTCAGCTTCATAACCTCACCACACAGGATGGCTTAAAGTCGAATTTGGTCTTTATGATAGATGAAGATCCATGGCAACGTATCTGGGTTGCAAGTGAAGCGGGTATTAGTTTAGTTGATAAACAAATGAAAGTTGTCCGTACTATTGGTGAGCAAGAGGGACTAGGAAACCAAGCCGTGTGGGGTCTGGTTTACGATGACTACGAATACATGTGGCTTGGCACCAGTGGTGGGCTGTCGCGCGTCAATGTAATGGATTTTGCCATTGATAACTTTTTACCCATTGATGGAGTACAGGCACATGAGTTTAACTACAATGCCGCGTGGAAAGCCCCTGATGGCCGAATTTTTATGGGCGGAGCCAAAGGCTTTAATCAATTTTTTCCTCAGAATGTATCAATTTCAAATACCGCGCGACCTATTTTGGTTTCCACAATCGAATTACTAGGCGAGCCATTAAAGCCAAGTCTTGATGGGATCCTCACGGTCGCACCGGAGCTTGCGGGTTCATTGCGGCTACGTTATGACCAAAATATTATATCGCTACAATATTCAAGCTTAGATTTTGGTTCTGAGAAGCTGAACTTTTATTACCGTATTAAAGGATTAAGCGACAAATGGTTAAAACTTGCAAATGGAGCGCGGCAAATAAACTTACTCCAGCTTGAACCCGGCACCTATCGAGTAGAAACCTATACCGTAAATCGCTTTAATATGCAGTCGCCCGTTCATGAATTTAGTATTTATATCGCCGCGCCAATTTGGTGGAATGCCTACTCGAAAACTCTTTACACCTTAGTCATTGTGCTGATCATCGCTGCATTTGTTCGAGCGAGACAACGGCGCTATCAACAAGTAGTGCGGGATAATCAGAAAATGTCTGCGTTACAAGAGCGGTTGGAGTTGTCGTTGTGGGCGAGTGGTGACGAACTTTGGGACTGGCATGTTGAGTCGGGTAAAATTTATCGCTACAGCGTGAATCCAAGGATCGACTTTAGTGAACTCCAAGATAAACTTATTCTCAATGAGCTTGACCAGTTTGTACACCCAAAGGATTGTGTGTTACTTGAGGAGCGTCTGCAATCCTGTGTCGACGGACGAGAAGACGTGTATGAACTGTCTATTCGAGTCAAAGATCAACAAGGAGAGTGGATCTGGGTATTAGATAGAGGAAAGGTGGTGGCCCGAGATGACAATGGTAGAGCAACGCGGATAGCTGGGGCACTGAAAGATATTGCTGATTTGAAAGCACATCAACAAGCCTTGCAGTCGTTAAACGAGCAACTTGAGATAAAAGTCGCGATGCGCACCGATGAGCTATATAAAAAGAATCAGAAACTTGAGCAAGCAATGTTTGAGTTAAAGCAAACGCAAGAAGACTTGATTGAAAGTGAAAAAATGGCTTCTTTGGGTGTTGTGGTTGCGGGTGTTGCGCATGAAATCAACACCCCGTTAGGTATAGCTATCACCGCACTTTCGCATAATGAAGACTGTTTATCTGAGCTGGTAGAAAAGCTTGAGAATAAAACTCTTAAGCAAAAAGATTTGGTCACCTCCATCGATGCACAGCAAGAAGGCTATCTGCTGATCAGTCGCAATCTGCAAAGAGCAGAAAGCCTTATTAGTAACTTTAAGCAAGTCGCAGTCGATCAATCCAGTGAGACGGAGCGTGATATTAACCTGCTTGAATATATCAATGATGTATTCGATTCACTCAAACCATTGGCTAAAAATAAAGAAGTATATTTGTCTATAGATGGGAATGCTGGTGTAAATCTTTCCACCTATCCAGGCGCGGTTTATCAAATAATGGCAAACCTATTTAACAATTCCGTTATCCATGGCTTTGAGGGGAGTGCCTCTGGCACAGTCAGCGTGTTAGTTGAGGCGACAGATAGCCACTGGACTATTGTATACCGCGACAATGGTGTCGGCATGGACGAAGCAATGCAAAAGACCTTGTTTGAGCCATTTGTAACCACAAAACGTAATCAAGGCGGATGCGGATTAGGCATGCATATTGTTTATAATTTGGTAACGCAACTTTTAAAAGGGGAGATCCGCTGTAAAACGGCGAAATTACAAGGTGTCGAAATTACAATAAAAGTACCTTTCAAGAAAATAATGGCTGAAAATTAA
- a CDS encoding TatD family hydrolase gives MIVDSHCHLDRLDFEKLGLSLEEVLSNARQKQVEHFLCVSVTLDQFPSMLEKIAHFDDVSASCGVHPLDQKDKLDVERLVQLASNDKVVAIGETGLDYYYSKDTHQVQQESFAGHIDVANQLQKPLIIHTRDAKADTIDIMRAHNAQNCGGVLHCFTEDWPMAKQALDLGFYISISGIVTFKNATALQEVVKQIPMDRLLIETDSPYLAPVPHRGKTNQPAYVQDVAYYIADLKGMSYKALAEQTTNNFYSLFNLVKRQDGSTT, from the coding sequence ATGATTGTAGACTCTCACTGTCATTTAGATAGACTCGATTTTGAAAAGTTAGGCCTAAGCCTTGAAGAAGTACTCAGCAACGCGAGACAAAAACAAGTAGAACACTTTTTATGCGTTAGCGTGACGCTAGACCAATTTCCATCCATGTTAGAAAAAATAGCCCATTTTGATGATGTTTCTGCATCTTGTGGGGTACATCCACTGGATCAAAAAGATAAATTGGATGTTGAAAGGCTAGTGCAACTGGCGAGTAATGATAAAGTCGTTGCTATTGGTGAAACTGGATTAGATTATTATTATTCAAAAGATACGCATCAGGTACAGCAAGAAAGCTTTGCCGGACACATAGATGTGGCTAATCAGCTACAAAAACCTCTGATTATTCATACTCGTGATGCAAAAGCGGACACAATAGACATTATGCGTGCTCACAATGCGCAAAATTGCGGTGGCGTGTTGCACTGTTTTACCGAAGATTGGCCGATGGCAAAGCAGGCACTAGACCTTGGTTTTTACATTTCAATCTCAGGTATTGTGACGTTTAAAAATGCGACCGCGCTTCAAGAAGTCGTTAAGCAAATCCCTATGGACCGATTGCTGATTGAAACCGACTCACCTTATCTTGCACCCGTACCGCATCGTGGCAAAACTAACCAGCCTGCGTATGTACAAGACGTTGCGTATTATATTGCTGACTTAAAAGGAATGAGCTACAAAGCGCTTGCAGAGCAAACCACGAATAACTTTTACTCTTTATTTAATTTGGTGAAACGCCAAGATGGTAGCACAACTTAA